One genomic region from Daphnia magna isolate NIES linkage group LG10, ASM2063170v1.1, whole genome shotgun sequence encodes:
- the LOC123476921 gene encoding uncharacterized protein LOC123476921, whose amino-acid sequence MDSLKKGYPKFNESRRSTSVELPVQGSATTPVEFDKTPTPFGTTSTQNPAAAISTEQPLTDISLKARTTSSESQVFPSGSELGSTSGENAHTKGQASPKRLPAELTAKAASNPSLLPLVTSSEAQVLITAVISAANTSIGNPVLPFRETGQPVTTNKGKKVRQKGKKQSQNHLPVELTTMTASNPSSFPPVTLSETLVLISSPSPPVSVVTIRSEIPELPTPETGQWGTENGVLASSDSASASIFKQQKRKNGVESETSTKKKRAVSKNVASTKQTQRKSTFEIT is encoded by the exons atggatagccttAAAAAGGGCTATCCCAAATT CAATGAGAGTCGAAGGTCAACTTCAGTTGAACTTCCCGTACAGGGTTCAGCAACAACTCCAGTTGAGTTCGATAAAACACCGACGCCATTCGGTACCACTAGTACTCAAAATCCTGCTGCTGCCATTTCTACGGAGCAACCATTGACAGACATTTCGCTAAAAGCTCGAACTACTTCGAGTGAATCGCAGGTTTTTCCCTCTGGATCAGAGTTAGGCTCAACTTCAGGAGAAAATGCACACACTAAAGGACAAGCTTCTCCAAAACGTTTGCCGGCTGAATTAACAGCAAAGGCTGCTTCCAATCCTTCGCTGCTCCCTCTTGTAACTTCGAGTGAAGCGCAGGTTCTGATCACAGCGGTTATTTCAGCTGCTAATACTTCCATCGGAAACCCAGTGTTGCCATTTCGTGAAACCGGACAACCAGTTACCACAAATAAAG GAAAGAAGGTGCGccagaaaggaaaaaaacagtCTCAAAATCATTTACCGGTTGAATTAACAACGATGACCGCTTCGAATCCTTCGTCGTTCCCTCCTGTAACTTTGAGTGAAACGCTAGTTCTTATCTCTTCTCCTAGTCCGCCGGTTTCAGTTGTCACTATTCGCAGTGAAATCCCTGAACTACCAACCCCTGAAACTGGACAATGGGGAACGGAAAATGGAG TATTGGCGTCGTCGGATTCTGCATCCGcttcaattttcaaacaacaaaagCGGAAGAATGGTGTCGAAAGTGAAAcaagtacgaaaaaaaaacgcgctgtttcaaaaaatgttgCCTCAACGAAACAGACACAGCGGAAGTCAACTTTTGAAATCACTTAG
- the LOC116932421 gene encoding basic proline-rich protein-like has protein sequence MPRRRRPNPATIQTSLPPVSPPTSPTGMVDLTYYEVEKIFRKRASKKTGRAIKKRRPAATVRPTSPLPGPSSPRPGPSSPRPGPSTPRPGPSSPRPCPSTPRPGRSSPRPGPP, from the exons ATGCCTCGACGAAGACGACCAAATCCTGCAACGATTCAAACATCGTTGCCACCGGTATCACCACCAACATCACCAACCGGAATGGTCGATTTAACCTACTACGAAGTGGAAAAGATTTTTAGgaaaag AGCCTCTAAAAAAACCGGAAGAGCTATAAAAAAACGGCGACCAGCTGCCACTGTCAGGCCCACATCGCCTCTTCCCGGTCCTTCATCCCCTCGACCAGGTCCTTCATCGCCTCGACCAGGTCCTTCGACGCCTCGTCCCGGTCCTTCATCCCCTCGACCATGTCCTTCAACGCCTCGTCCAGGTCGTTCATCGCCTCGTCCTGGCCCACCATAA
- the LOC116932720 gene encoding chondroitin sulfate N-acetylgalactosaminyltransferase 1 translates to MNRSARRVLLRLFLLALPLVVLTFVAVSLLSSNVDSLHSHNALTFASKVIQPCGSQLPLEIVAPTEPSPSSLPHEELKRQLKQLKQVISQLEDRLRLQGGIAPVGVAVASNNGNDVPCSISYIQKQIEQSEIEKGKKWHNEYEIIPHSLFTLQAYYSTEAGMGRRVVERPIGSRRQDLQEAVSSALSVLNNNRDRGALPQPAAKTKRYVASDFVEGLYRLDPIEGTQYELWFNHQQQPAAASTDNHSKRANLVKVSLLRPHAPLVAVRLEQPLQFEIPIVNIIVPLSGRLSAFESFLNRFKKNVLTAGQSRIHLTVVFFGDKHWNEIQREMLIFEKASGFSNFHLLNINSTFSRARGLQVGVEHWENSPIEDDVLIFLCDVDVAFDSAFLERCRRNAQPKRQAYFPIVFSQYNPNVTRRYTRHRDDSQVPTLHKDTGFWRDFGFGMVCTYRSDFLSLGGFHGGDETTGWGGEDLFLYRKYIRSTMRVIRAPDKNIFHLWHPKKCPNSLGPVQRRDCLQSRGRNEASYDQLALLLFSADADGQSHHLSESEI, encoded by the exons ATGAACCGTAGCGCACGACGTGTTTTGCTGCGTTTGTTTTTACTAGCATTACCCCTCGTCGTGCTCACGTTCGTCGCAGTTTCGTTGCTATCCAGCAACGTCGATTCGCTTCACAGCCACAATGCTTTGACTTTTGCTTCGAAAG TTATCCAGCCGTGCGGGTCTCAGCTGCCTTTAGAAATCGTTGCGCCCACAGAACCGTCGCCTTCGTCTCTTCCTCACGAAGAGCTAAAGCGACAGCTTAAACAGCTGAAGCAAGTCATCAGTCAACTTGAAGACCGTCTTCGACTCCAAG GCGGGATCGCCCCCGTTGGTGTCGCTGTTGCCAGTAACAACGGGAACGATGTTCCATGTTCAATCAGCTACATCCAGAAGCAG ATTGAGCAATCGGAGAttgaaaaaggcaaaaaatgGCACAACGAGTACGAAATTATTCCGCATTCCTTGTTCACGCTTCAAGCCTACTACTCGACGGAAGCAGGTATGGGCAGAAGAGTGGTAGAACGCCCCATAGGATCACGCAGGCAGGATTTACAAGAAGCCGTCAGTTCAGCACTGTCCGTTTTGAATAATAATCGCGATCGAGGTGCATTACCTCAACCAGCAGCGAAGACCAAACGTTACGTCGCGTCAGATTTCGTTGAAGGACTTTACAGGCTCGACCCGATCGAAGGGACGCAGTACGAATTGTGGTTCAACCATCAGCAACAACCAGCCGCAGCGTCAACAGACAATCATTCCAAGCGAGCCAATTTGGTTAAAGTGTCTCTGTTACGCCCTCACGCCCCTCTGGTAGCTGTCCGTCTTGAACAGCCACTTCAGTTTGAAATACCCATAGTGAACATCATCGTTCCGTTGTCTGGACGACTGTCGGCTTTCGAGTCCTTTCTGAATCGTTTCAAGAAAAACGTGCTCACCGCCGGACAAAGCCGCATCCACTTGACTGTAGTCTTCTTCGGCGATAAGCACTGGAATGAAATACAACGAGAAATGTTGATTTTCGAGAAGGCATCGGGTTTCTCGAATTTTCATTTGCTGAATATCAATTCTACCTTTTCCAGAGCTCGTGGTCTACAa GTTGGCGTGGAACACTGGGAAAATTCGCCAATAGAAGACGATGTTTTGATTTTCCTGTGCGATGTCGATGTGGCATTTGATTCGGCTTTCCTCGAGCGTTGCCGACGAAACGCCCAACCCAAAC GTCAGGCATATTTCCCAATCGTTTTCAGTCAATACAATCCCAATGTGACTAGACGCTACACTCGCCATCGTGACGATTCGCAAGTTCCGACGCTGCACAAAGATACTGGATTTTGGAGAGATTTCGGTTTTGGCATG gtgTGTACCTACCG GTCGGATTTTCTGAGTTTAGGCGGTTTCCACGGTGGCGATGAGACGACAGGTTGGGGTGGAGAGGACTTATTTCTTTACCGGAAATACATACGATCTACGATGCGCGTGATACGTGCACCAgacaaaaatattttccatttATGGCACCCTAAAAAATGTCCGAACTCTCTCGGGCCTGTTCAGCGACGAGATTGTTTGCAGTCGCGAGGAAGAAACGAAGCCTCTTATGACCAGTTGGCGCTGCTTTTGTTTTCGGCTGACGCTGACGGGCAATCACATCACTTATCCGAATCAGAGATTTAA
- the LOC116932422 gene encoding protein phosphatase 1K, mitochondrial → MASEPRDKRWDSNENGFITYIKREIFLIANCNKSRLLFLQSAKRFSTHSAIAKHKNGSAKPINVDILGTWDSRTELPLELESSINYGKPIPQILTSSVGTHSIQGRRSYNEDRFVVKELRPNLLYFSVFDGHGGSECADYCYRHMEDHLTFWLDRLSVSDIEHAIDAAFLEVNNSFARWWAYHGKATSNVPGTTATISLLHKNMDLYIGHVGDSRAMLCRGGVARRLTTDHCPSLLAEKTRIEQSQGKIIVDDVGRAMVNGRLAMTRSIGDLELKPFGVTAVPDVRKVKIKHGRDAFLVLTTDGINCVMSDQEICDVVQRTEDPAEAAHCLTDAALHYSSEDNATAIVVPLGSWGNNTTSASIFYSFGRSMTDSSRFS, encoded by the exons ATGGCG TCTGAGCCAAGAGATAAGAGG TGGGATTCGAACGAAAACGGTTTTATTACGTATATAAAGAGAGAAATTTTCCT CATTGCAAACTGCAACAAATCGCGTTTGTTGTTCTTGCAGTCCGCCAAGAGATTCTCGACCCATTCTGCCATCGCCAAACACAAAAATGGCTCCGCCAAGCCAATCAACGTCGATATTTTAGGAACGTGGGACAGCCGGACGGAGTTGCCTCTTGAACTTGAGTCTAGTATCAACTACGGCAAGCCCATACCTCAGATCCTTACCTCGTCAGTCGGGACACACTCCATTCAAGGAAGGAGATCCTATAATGAGGATCGGTTTGTCGTGAAAGAGCTAAGACCAAATCTACTATATTTCTCTGTATTTGATGGGCATGGTGGCTCAGAGTGTGCTGACTATTGCTATCGTCACATGGAAGATCATTTAACATTTTGGTTGGACAGATTAAGTGTCAGTGACATCGAACATGCAATTGATGCTGCCTTTCTCGAAGTAAACAACTCCTTTGCACGATGGTGGGCATACCATGGAAAAG CAACCAGCAATGTCCCTGGAACAACAGCCACAATTTCTCTTCTCCACAAAAATATGGACCTTTATATTGGTCATGTG GGAGACAGTCGTGCAATGCTCTGTCGGGGTGGAGTAGCAAGGCGACTCACAACGGACCATTGCCCATCACTCTTAGCCGAAAAG ACACGGATCGAGCAATCTCAAGGAAAGATTATTGTAGATGACGTCGGCCGAGCAATGGTCAATGGAAG ACTAGCGATGACGAGAAGCATAGGTGACCTCGAGCTTAAGCCGTTTGGCGTGACTGCTGTCCCCGACGTGAGAAAGGTTAAG ATAAAGCATGGAAGAGATGCATTCCTAGTATTAACTACTGATGGAATAAATTGCGTTATGTCGGATCAAGAAATCTGTGACGTCGTCCAACGAACTGAAGATCCAGCAGAAGCCGCCCACTGCTTAACTGATGCTGCTTTACATTATTCTTCCGAAGACAATGCAACTGCGATCGTCGTACCTCTTGGCTCCTGGG GTAATAATACGACGTCAGCTTCCATTTTCTACAGTTTTGGTCGTAGCATGACGGATAGCAGTCGTTTTAGTTAG